The following proteins come from a genomic window of Pseudomonas sp. J452:
- the mksE gene encoding Mks condensin complex protein MksE, producing the protein MNIDLKELTQLAPIFRELFKGYHISRRDPELYTQLSNLQDQYRALFKSLGYELTCDTRGFYYFVPEQMGAQVNKTAQRLALFTFVLVEHLADQGRDPLAVLDGGSLGRDELPPLLDKYKDLFLQAEVTTQEELEEKVMRRLTQLGFAGEDNGVYRFLAPMHRFLDVCLSVQQDRDLAASLHSALPLPTPVLVADEVEDDIVIIEPAETIALEENEEDALARAMAEEREAQEIDA; encoded by the coding sequence ATGAATATCGACCTGAAAGAACTGACCCAGCTGGCGCCGATCTTCCGCGAGCTGTTCAAGGGCTACCACATCAGCCGCCGCGACCCGGAGCTGTACACCCAGCTATCCAACCTGCAGGACCAGTACCGCGCACTGTTCAAGTCGCTCGGCTACGAGCTGACCTGCGACACCCGCGGCTTCTACTACTTCGTCCCCGAGCAGATGGGCGCCCAGGTCAACAAGACCGCCCAGCGCCTGGCGCTGTTCACCTTCGTCCTGGTCGAGCACCTCGCCGACCAGGGCCGCGACCCGCTGGCCGTGCTCGACGGCGGCAGCCTCGGCCGCGACGAGCTGCCGCCGCTACTGGACAAGTACAAGGACCTGTTCCTCCAGGCCGAAGTCACCACCCAGGAAGAACTGGAAGAGAAGGTCATGCGCCGCCTGACCCAGCTCGGCTTCGCCGGCGAGGACAACGGCGTGTACCGCTTCCTCGCGCCGATGCACCGCTTCCTCGACGTGTGCCTGTCGGTGCAGCAGGACCGCGACCTCGCCGCCAGCCTGCACAGCGCCCTGCCCCTGCCGACACCGGTACTGGTTGCCGATGAGGTCGAAGACGACATCGTGATCATCGAGCCGGCCGAAACAATCGCCCTCGAAGAAAACGAGGAAGATGCCCTGGCTCGCGCCATGGCCGAAGAACGTGAAGCCCAGGAGATCGACGCATGA
- the mksF gene encoding Mks condensin complex protein MksF, with the protein MSQERYGIRRFALLNTAGYSLGLFPLENPLSVYGANNLGKSASINALQFPILARMSDMSFGKYSLEASRKFYFASDTSYILVEVSLPHGPHVIGVAGRGPGGGFGHQFFAYRGELDLQHYQSNGTCLRQRELFNNLGQAGIVAYELKPDELRRLLVGGHTSIPLDLTLIPLRSTSEQSLKTFRALFINLLHMREITAAKLKQLFLDAFEHSLRSGSVDYIAATEEAFRDVRRMEQDYQALVTAGPLIEALSAGVAQREVLRGKLHRLSPLLDNLLGTWQDYSGARRDELLAQHEHYRGEQDGLQHEQRGGTQELMRLEREISEIQRWMGELAVLKNRFALVDDVKVLEAQLLAAKDAHDELAGALAQSRQFSAEDLDERLRDLEKRLKSVKQQLDHADNNSYSRLREEFSQADVDRLMRLFNGQLFSLPLGEKGIQAEGDDWVKAVEAVLDRFKGDHFEVPGLSIDLSHIEPPALQALADRAALRDQRDRLERELKQLKTQQAVAADRAASKAQAEQLYKDVLDAQKALEDFRRCQTLSVEDASKLEQLAQLEAAQDELKRASDAFTERVQQLSAKLQLVGRQLADLEAKQRTLEDALRRRQLLPADLPFGTPFMDPVDDSLDNLQPLLNDYQDSWQALQRIDGQIEALYAQVRLKGVAKFDSEDDVERRLHLLVNAYAHRQDEALTLAKARRAAVTDIARTLRNIRSDYDNLEHQLALFNREINKRQVSNLESFRIVLAPNKDALKHIDQIIHSAGKYEEGETLSVFDLQQSGDQDAKNEEAKEYLARLVAANHNQLGLKDLFELAFEITKVGGQPVMHTDIDGAASNGTTMTIKALTNMYLLLHLMDREQAGKVRLPYYLDEAADIDERNQQALIETSLQLGFVPILASVKPQVSAHVAIDLEGGSGPNGIYIDEADWKYIKRREVVKAAEPEGQPA; encoded by the coding sequence ATGAGCCAGGAACGCTACGGCATCCGCCGCTTCGCCCTGCTGAACACCGCCGGCTACAGCCTCGGCCTGTTCCCGCTGGAAAACCCGCTGTCGGTGTACGGCGCCAACAACCTGGGTAAATCGGCGTCGATCAACGCCCTGCAGTTCCCGATCCTGGCGCGCATGTCGGACATGAGCTTCGGCAAGTACAGCCTGGAAGCCTCGCGCAAGTTCTACTTCGCCAGCGACACCAGCTACATCCTCGTCGAAGTGTCCCTGCCCCACGGCCCGCACGTGATCGGCGTGGCCGGTCGCGGCCCGGGCGGCGGCTTCGGTCACCAGTTCTTCGCCTACCGTGGCGAGCTGGACCTGCAGCACTACCAGAGCAACGGCACCTGCCTGCGCCAGCGCGAGCTGTTCAACAACCTCGGCCAGGCCGGGATCGTCGCCTATGAACTGAAGCCCGATGAACTGCGCCGCCTGCTGGTTGGCGGACATACTTCGATCCCGCTGGACCTGACCCTGATTCCGCTGCGCTCCACCAGCGAGCAGAGCCTGAAGACCTTCCGCGCCCTGTTCATCAACCTGCTGCATATGCGCGAGATCACCGCGGCCAAGCTCAAGCAGCTGTTCCTCGATGCCTTCGAGCACAGCCTGCGCTCCGGCAGCGTCGACTACATCGCCGCCACCGAGGAGGCGTTCCGCGACGTGCGCCGCATGGAGCAGGACTACCAGGCGCTGGTCACCGCCGGCCCGCTGATCGAAGCGCTGTCCGCCGGCGTGGCCCAGCGCGAAGTACTGCGCGGCAAGCTGCATCGCCTGTCGCCGCTGCTGGATAACCTGCTCGGCACCTGGCAGGACTACTCCGGTGCGCGCCGTGACGAGCTGCTGGCCCAGCACGAGCACTACCGTGGCGAGCAGGACGGCCTGCAGCACGAGCAGCGCGGCGGCACCCAGGAGCTGATGCGCCTGGAACGCGAGATCAGCGAAATCCAGCGTTGGATGGGCGAACTGGCGGTGCTGAAGAACCGCTTCGCCCTGGTCGACGACGTGAAAGTGCTGGAAGCGCAGCTGCTCGCCGCCAAGGACGCCCACGACGAACTGGCCGGCGCCCTGGCGCAGTCGCGGCAGTTCTCGGCCGAGGACCTCGACGAGCGTCTGCGTGACCTGGAAAAACGTCTGAAGTCGGTCAAGCAGCAGCTCGACCACGCCGACAACAACAGTTACTCGCGCCTGCGTGAGGAGTTCAGCCAGGCCGATGTCGATCGCCTGATGCGCCTGTTCAACGGCCAGCTGTTCAGCCTGCCGCTGGGCGAAAAAGGCATCCAGGCCGAGGGCGACGACTGGGTCAAGGCGGTTGAGGCCGTGCTAGATCGCTTCAAGGGCGATCACTTCGAAGTGCCCGGCCTGTCCATCGACCTGTCGCATATCGAGCCGCCGGCCCTGCAGGCCCTGGCCGACCGCGCTGCCCTGCGCGACCAGCGCGATCGCCTGGAACGCGAGCTCAAGCAACTCAAGACCCAGCAGGCCGTGGCCGCCGACCGCGCTGCGAGCAAGGCCCAGGCCGAGCAGCTGTACAAGGACGTGCTGGATGCGCAGAAGGCGCTGGAAGACTTCCGCCGCTGCCAGACCTTGTCCGTCGAGGACGCCAGCAAGCTGGAGCAGCTTGCACAATTGGAGGCCGCCCAGGACGAGCTCAAGCGCGCTTCGGATGCTTTTACCGAGCGCGTGCAACAGCTGTCCGCCAAGCTGCAACTGGTCGGCCGTCAGTTGGCCGATCTGGAAGCCAAGCAGCGCACCCTCGAAGATGCCCTGCGCCGCCGCCAACTGCTGCCGGCCGACCTGCCGTTCGGCACGCCGTTCATGGACCCGGTCGACGACTCGCTGGACAACCTGCAGCCCCTGCTCAACGACTACCAGGACAGCTGGCAGGCACTGCAGCGCATCGACGGCCAGATCGAGGCGCTGTACGCTCAGGTGCGCCTGAAAGGCGTGGCCAAGTTCGACAGCGAGGACGACGTCGAGCGTCGCCTGCACCTGCTGGTCAACGCCTACGCGCACCGCCAGGACGAGGCCCTGACCCTTGCCAAGGCCAGACGGGCGGCAGTCACCGACATCGCCCGTACCCTGCGCAATATCCGCAGCGACTACGACAACCTGGAACACCAGTTGGCGCTGTTCAACCGCGAGATCAACAAGCGCCAGGTCTCCAACCTGGAGAGCTTCCGCATCGTCCTCGCGCCGAACAAAGACGCGCTCAAACACATCGACCAGATCATCCACAGCGCCGGTAAGTACGAGGAAGGCGAGACCCTTTCGGTGTTCGATCTGCAGCAGAGCGGCGATCAGGACGCCAAGAACGAGGAGGCCAAGGAGTACCTGGCGCGCCTGGTCGCGGCCAACCACAACCAGCTGGGCCTCAAGGACCTGTTCGAACTGGCGTTCGAGATCACCAAGGTCGGCGGCCAGCCGGTGATGCACACCGACATCGACGGCGCGGCGTCCAACGGCACGACCATGACCATCAAGGCGCTGACCAACATGTACCTGCTGCTGCACCTGATGGACCGCGAGCAGGCCGGCAAGGTACGCCTGCCCTACTATCTCGACGAAGCGGCGGACATCGACGAGCGCAACCAGCAGGCGCTGATCGAGACCAGCCTGCAACTGGGCTTCGTGCCGATCCTCGCCTCGGTGAAGCCGCAGGTCTCGGCCCATGTGGCCATCGACTTGGAAGGTGGCAGCGGGCCGAACGGTATCTACATCGACGAGGCGGACTGGAAGTACATCAAGCGCCGCGAGGTGGTAAAAGCCGCCGAGCCGGAAGGCCAGCCGGCCTGA